Proteins encoded in a region of the Balaenoptera musculus isolate JJ_BM4_2016_0621 chromosome 5, mBalMus1.pri.v3, whole genome shotgun sequence genome:
- the TRAM1L1 gene encoding translocating chain-associated membrane protein 1-like 1 — protein MTFRKKGTKNPPVLSQEFILQNHADLVACVGMFFVLGLMFEGTAEVSIVFITLQHGVTFPAEEAEERATAPKFLYHYGAKDLATVFFYMLVAIIIHATIQEYVLDRINRRMQFPKPKQSKFNESGQFSVFFLVSCIWGTFILLSENCLSDLSLLWRAHPNNMMTFQMKFFYISQLAYWFHAFPELYFQRIKPQDLSQQVVYVGLHLFHIAGAYLLYLNHLGLLLLMMHYFVEFLSHFCDLFYFSDEKYQKEFSLWAIVFILGRLVTLIVSVITVGFHLAGGQNGNSDGTTEDVNVLAAKIAVLSSSCTIQAYITWNLFNVQLQRWMEEDAPLQAPSVKKKRTKGRFSRKGTENGVATSNRVDSPHMRKEKSS, from the coding sequence ATGACGTTTCGTAAGAAGGGCACCAAGAACCCCCCAGTCCTGAGCCAGGAATTCATCCTGCAGAATCATGCGGACCTTGTCGCCTGTGTGGGGATGTTCTTCGTGCTGGGGCTCATGTTCGAGGGAACAGCAGAAGTGTCGATCGTTTTTATTACTCTCCAGCACGGTGTTACCTTCCCTGccgaagaagcagaagaaagagccACAGCACCTAAGTTCCTGTATCATTATGGTGCCAAAGATTTGGCCACAGTGTTCTTCTACATGCTGGTGGCAATCATCATTCACGCCACTATTCAAGAGTATGTCTTGGATAGAATTAACAGGCGAATGCAGTTCCCCAAACCGAAACAAAGCAAATTTAACGAATCTGGTCAGTTTAGTGTATTCTTCCTGGTCTCTTGTATTTGGGGCACCTTCATTCTACTCTCTGAAAACTGCCTGTCAGACCTGTCTCTCTTATGGAGGGCTCATCCCAATAACATGATGACATTTCAGATGAAGTTTTTCTATATCTCACAGTTGGCTTACTGGTTTCACGCCTTTCCTGAACTCTACTTCCAGAGAATCAAACCTCAAGATCTCTCCCAGCAAGTTGTCTACGTTGGTCTTCACCTCTTTCACATTGCGGGAGCTTACCTCTTGTACTTGAATCACCTGGGACTTCTTCTTTTGATGATGCATTATTTTGTGGAATTCCTTTCTCACTTTTGCGACCTGTTTTATTTTAGCGATGAAAAGTACCAGAAAGAGTTTTCTCTGTGGGCCATTGTGTTTATTTTGGGTCGACTCGTGACTTTAATAGTTTCTGTGATCACTGTTGGTTTTCACCTGGCTGGAGGGCAGAATGGGAATTCGGATGGCACTACCGAAGATGTGAACGTGTTGGCAGCTAAAATTGCTGTTCTGTCATCCAGTTGCACTATCCAAGCATACATAACATGGAATTTATTTAATGTTCAGCTTCAGAGGTGGATGGAAGAAGATGCTCCTCTTCAGGCCCCAAGTGTGAAGAAGAAACGGACCAAGGGCAGGTTTTctagaaaaggaacagaaaacgGTGTGGCAACTTCAAATAGAGTAGACTCTCCCCatatgaggaaagaaaaatcttcatAA